In Curtobacterium sp. TC1, the following proteins share a genomic window:
- a CDS encoding MarR family transcriptional regulator: MHMRPTDALAIVEILSAENQGQPLTPARLGGRISMTSGATTLLLNRLEDAGHITRTRGHADRRIVTLHSAKHMHVEAEAFFGPERQRILAGMVSFEEAELQVIRRFTSGLRADPNVAGAVGEPVSEAGTRS, from the coding sequence ATGCACATGCGTCCGACCGACGCGTTGGCGATCGTCGAGATCCTCAGCGCCGAGAACCAGGGCCAGCCGCTCACCCCCGCGCGCCTCGGGGGACGCATCAGCATGACCAGCGGCGCGACGACGCTCCTCCTGAACCGCCTCGAGGACGCCGGACACATCACGCGGACGCGTGGCCACGCGGACCGCCGAATCGTGACCCTGCACTCGGCGAAGCACATGCACGTCGAAGCCGAGGCGTTCTTCGGTCCCGAGCGCCAGCGGATCCTCGCAGGCATGGTCTCCTTCGAGGAAGCCGAGCTGCAGGTCATCCGACGATTCACGAGCGGATTGCGCGCCGACCCGAACGTTGCAGGAGCGGTCGGAGAACCAGTATCCGAGGCAGGCACGCGCTCCTAG
- a CDS encoding helix-turn-helix transcriptional regulator has translation MLTDLGVFLRSRRAQVDPRTAGFPYAGVRRVPGLRREEVAVLAGVSSDYYAKLEQGREDHPSAQILEALARTFELSEDERRYLYGHAGLAPRRESDSSPAVIDPQLLRLMDAWSATPAMVLSATLDVLARNQLARALYAGFTLDDNLLRMTFLDPEGRRFYQDWDRAAEASVANLRAASATEGNDAPVRSLVAELSAGAPAFKRLWEQQTVRGKTHEPKSFHHADVGPLTLTYQAFDVRGAPGQQLVVYDAEPGSRSADALRLLGSIAASLPQRGASSRGNA, from the coding sequence GTGTTGACGGATCTCGGAGTGTTCCTGCGGAGCCGACGCGCGCAGGTCGACCCCCGCACGGCAGGCTTCCCCTACGCCGGTGTGCGGCGTGTGCCGGGACTGCGTCGAGAAGAAGTCGCTGTCCTCGCCGGAGTGAGCAGCGATTACTACGCCAAGCTCGAGCAAGGACGGGAAGACCACCCGTCCGCGCAGATCCTCGAGGCGCTGGCGCGCACCTTCGAGCTGAGCGAGGACGAACGGCGGTACCTCTACGGTCATGCGGGCCTCGCGCCACGACGAGAGAGCGACTCCAGCCCGGCGGTCATCGATCCGCAGCTGCTCCGCCTCATGGATGCGTGGTCGGCGACGCCGGCGATGGTCCTCTCGGCGACCCTCGACGTCCTCGCTCGCAATCAACTGGCCAGGGCCCTGTACGCGGGTTTCACGCTCGACGACAATCTGCTCCGCATGACCTTCCTCGACCCAGAGGGGCGACGGTTCTACCAAGACTGGGACCGTGCCGCGGAAGCCTCAGTCGCCAACCTGCGGGCCGCGTCGGCGACCGAAGGCAACGACGCCCCCGTCAGGTCGCTCGTCGCGGAGCTCTCCGCGGGCGCCCCGGCGTTCAAGCGTCTGTGGGAGCAGCAGACGGTGCGCGGGAAGACCCACGAGCCGAAGTCGTTCCACCACGCCGACGTCGGACCCCTCACCCTCACCTATCAGGCGTTCGACGTCCGGGGTGCGCCCGGCCAACAGCTCGTCGTCTACGACGCCGAGCCCGGGTCGAGATCAGCCGACGCACTCCGCCTCCTCGGGAGCATCGCCGCGTCTCTTCCTCAACGAGGCGCCTCATCCCGCGGCAACGCCTGA
- a CDS encoding MFS transporter, producing MSSSSARSRRVESAAATPLLLIVLCTAHFMDAIDLSDVTVALPAVQRDLGLSTGSLTWIVSAYLLGYGGFLLLGGRASDVLGRRRVFLAAVAVFAVVSVAATLAPNAGVLIAARGIKGIAAGFLAPAALSLITSIWTEPQERGRAIGVFATAGAAGFVGGLVLGGLVTELSWRLAFALPLPFAIAVLTLAPRLLPRPTARPKREPLDVPGAVLVTLGFSAVVVWLTEAPALGWGDPRSVTFLVTGCAALCAFTIRQGLARVPLLPLSSLTRRVTIATSITIATVWAAYTGFAFLATLGMQGTLGWSPLQAGLAFVPIGIVNGVLAPAMGRLAGRIGAGRVVVVGVVLLTASYALFLRMGPDATFIGVLLPVMVVNGLGLACTFAPLNLAALEAADPARHGLASAVLSTAQQIGGAVGLALVTAVAGASMTASNTVVATLVVVVLSLCGVAGAALLLRRHAA from the coding sequence ATGTCCTCTTCGTCCGCACGGTCGCGCCGAGTCGAATCCGCTGCCGCGACACCGCTGCTGCTCATCGTGCTCTGCACCGCACACTTCATGGACGCGATCGACCTCTCCGATGTGACCGTCGCCCTTCCCGCCGTGCAGCGCGACCTGGGGCTGTCCACCGGTTCTCTGACGTGGATCGTGTCGGCCTACCTCCTCGGGTACGGCGGCTTCCTGCTCCTCGGGGGTCGCGCATCGGATGTTCTCGGGAGACGGCGCGTGTTCCTCGCCGCCGTGGCGGTCTTCGCTGTCGTCAGCGTTGCGGCCACACTCGCCCCGAACGCCGGAGTACTCATCGCGGCCCGCGGGATCAAAGGCATTGCAGCAGGGTTCCTCGCACCGGCGGCGCTCTCACTCATCACCTCGATCTGGACCGAGCCGCAGGAGCGTGGCCGCGCGATCGGCGTGTTCGCGACCGCCGGCGCTGCGGGGTTCGTCGGCGGCCTCGTGCTCGGGGGCCTGGTCACCGAGCTGTCCTGGCGTCTCGCGTTCGCGCTTCCGCTTCCCTTCGCGATCGCCGTTCTCACCCTCGCGCCCCGTCTGCTTCCCCGCCCGACAGCCCGGCCGAAGCGCGAGCCACTGGACGTGCCCGGCGCCGTCTTGGTGACCCTGGGCTTCTCCGCTGTCGTGGTGTGGCTCACCGAAGCGCCTGCCCTCGGGTGGGGCGACCCCCGGTCGGTCACGTTCCTCGTCACCGGATGTGCGGCGCTCTGTGCGTTCACCATCCGACAGGGACTGGCCCGGGTGCCGCTGCTGCCGCTGTCCTCCCTCACGCGCCGGGTGACCATCGCCACGTCGATCACGATCGCGACGGTCTGGGCGGCGTACACAGGGTTCGCGTTCCTCGCGACGCTCGGCATGCAAGGCACGCTCGGCTGGTCGCCGCTGCAGGCCGGCCTCGCGTTCGTCCCGATCGGCATCGTGAACGGCGTGCTCGCTCCCGCGATGGGACGCTTGGCCGGACGGATCGGCGCGGGCCGCGTCGTGGTCGTCGGTGTCGTGTTGCTGACCGCCTCGTACGCGTTGTTCCTCCGGATGGGTCCGGACGCGACCTTCATCGGCGTCCTGCTGCCCGTCATGGTGGTGAACGGTCTCGGCCTCGCCTGCACGTTCGCGCCGCTCAACCTCGCTGCTCTCGAGGCCGCGGATCCCGCCCGGCACGGCCTCGCCTCCGCCGTCCTCAGTACTGCGCAGCAGATCGGCGGCGCGGTCGGCCTCGCGCTCGTCACCGCCGTCGCCGGCGCCTCGATGACGGCGTCGAACACGGTGGTCGCCACGCTCGTCGTGGTCGTCCTGTCCCTGTGCGGTGTGGCCGGCGCAGCGCTCCTGTTGCGCCGGCATGCGGCGTGA
- a CDS encoding SDR family NAD(P)-dependent oxidoreductase → MSSLRDFHDQTAIVTGAGGGVGRATVELLLARGARVIVQDIDDGIRVLAERHPESVVAVVGDVADEDVADRAVEAAVDRFGRLDVLVNNAGTTLNKPLVDTLAEDWDEVMRVNARGPFVQTRAALRVMQEARSGSIVTVASYAATVALPEGSAYSASKGAIAQLMKVTAVEGAPYGVRANAVAPGVIDTGFLNGIRPDGQEYLRTFGSAHPLGRIAQPDEVAEAVLFLASDRASFVTGALLPVDGGFTAI, encoded by the coding sequence ATGTCATCCCTGCGCGACTTCCACGACCAGACCGCCATCGTCACCGGCGCTGGTGGCGGTGTCGGCCGAGCCACGGTCGAGCTGCTCCTCGCCCGTGGTGCTCGGGTCATCGTCCAGGACATCGACGACGGCATCCGAGTCCTGGCTGAACGACACCCTGAATCCGTCGTCGCAGTCGTCGGTGACGTCGCCGACGAAGACGTCGCCGATCGCGCCGTCGAAGCCGCTGTCGATCGCTTCGGACGGCTCGACGTCCTGGTGAACAACGCTGGCACGACCTTGAACAAGCCGCTCGTCGACACCCTCGCGGAAGACTGGGACGAGGTCATGCGAGTCAACGCGCGCGGCCCGTTCGTGCAGACTCGCGCAGCGCTCCGGGTCATGCAGGAAGCGCGGTCCGGATCCATCGTGACCGTCGCCTCCTACGCGGCGACCGTCGCCCTGCCCGAAGGCTCGGCCTACTCGGCCTCCAAAGGTGCGATCGCGCAGCTGATGAAGGTCACCGCGGTAGAAGGCGCGCCGTACGGTGTCCGTGCGAACGCCGTTGCACCAGGAGTCATCGACACCGGATTCCTGAACGGAATCCGTCCTGACGGCCAGGAGTACCTCCGGACCTTCGGGAGCGCACACCCCCTCGGCCGCATCGCCCAACCCGACGAAGTCGCCGAGGCCGTCCTCTTCCTCGCATCAGACCGAGCGAGCTTCGTCACAGGTGCCCTCCTTCCAGTCGACGGTGGATTCACCGCGATCTGA
- a CDS encoding SDR family NAD(P)-dependent oxidoreductase, which translates to MITDQHPLPTHFTASSTAADVLAGVDLTGRNVIVTGGHSRLGRETSRALAAAGADVTVASRDTDRASAAVAGIPGVRVEQLDLTDPASIDAFAAQWTASGRPLHALVNSAAMLFTPDRRLDGRGNELAFSTTHLGHFQLTRALLPSLLEARGARVLTVTSGAARFGQIRWDDLTFAHGYDPVTAYGQSKRANVLFTVELDRRLAAQGIRAFAAHPGVIVGPGPHDPSALASYREQGLVDDQGVTVIDPEVGKKTVEQGAATLVFGAASPLLDGVGGVYLKDSDVAVVDDEVRPLTADSIPSDANSAMLDADDARRLWEVSAQLTA; encoded by the coding sequence GTGATCACCGACCAGCACCCGCTCCCCACCCACTTCACGGCGTCGTCCACCGCCGCCGACGTCCTCGCCGGCGTCGACCTGACCGGCCGGAACGTCATCGTGACCGGCGGACACAGCCGCCTCGGGCGCGAGACCAGCCGCGCCCTCGCGGCGGCAGGCGCCGACGTCACCGTCGCGTCCCGCGACACCGACCGCGCGAGCGCTGCCGTCGCGGGCATCCCCGGCGTGCGGGTCGAGCAGCTCGACCTGACCGACCCGGCGTCGATCGACGCCTTCGCCGCACAGTGGACGGCGTCCGGCCGACCACTCCACGCCCTGGTGAACAGCGCCGCGATGCTCTTCACCCCGGACCGCCGGCTCGACGGCCGCGGCAACGAACTGGCGTTCTCGACGACGCACCTCGGGCACTTCCAGCTCACGCGGGCGCTCCTCCCTTCCCTGCTGGAGGCCCGTGGTGCGCGGGTCCTGACCGTCACCTCCGGCGCGGCGCGGTTCGGGCAGATCCGGTGGGACGACCTGACGTTCGCCCACGGGTACGACCCGGTCACCGCGTACGGGCAGTCGAAGCGGGCGAACGTCCTGTTCACGGTCGAGCTCGACCGCCGGTTGGCCGCGCAGGGCATCCGCGCGTTCGCCGCGCACCCGGGCGTCATCGTCGGACCCGGCCCGCACGACCCGAGCGCGCTGGCGTCGTACCGCGAACAGGGGCTGGTCGACGACCAGGGGGTGACGGTCATCGACCCCGAGGTGGGCAAGAAGACGGTCGAGCAGGGCGCCGCGACGCTCGTGTTCGGCGCCGCGAGCCCGCTGCTCGACGGCGTCGGCGGGGTCTACCTGAAGGACAGCGACGTCGCCGTGGTCGACGACGAGGTCCGGCCACTCACCGCGGACAGCATCCCGTCGGACGCGAACTCGGCGATGCTCGATGCCGACGACGCGCGGCGGCTGTGGGAGGTCAGTGCGCAGCTGACGGCCTGA
- a CDS encoding alpha/beta hydrolase family protein has translation MSATAPRPQVISVRPVTLPAPSRGHDLEVRITAPTTGTDLPVIVFAHGFGQSMTGGDPLVDHWTANGFVVVQPTFLDSTQYGLTLDDARYPTIWQTRVDDLERVIDDLDVLIAAVPGLAGRVDQANLAVAGHSWGGQSVGMLLGARVVGSDGQPGEDRTDHRVRAGVLLSTTGIGGADLTPFAQEHFAFMSPDFSQLRTPSLVVAGDHDQSQLSTRGPDWFTDVYHHSPGARHLVTVHGGEHLLGGIQDYASTATTDESPERVDLVRRTTTAFLRTALGLDDDAWSATAAGLALSAAPADAVGQIDAVGHVDAVGHIDSKEDHS, from the coding sequence ATGTCAGCAACAGCACCGCGCCCACAGGTGATCAGCGTGCGCCCCGTCACCCTGCCCGCGCCGTCACGCGGCCACGACCTCGAGGTCCGGATCACCGCCCCGACCACAGGCACCGACCTGCCCGTGATCGTCTTCGCCCACGGCTTCGGACAGTCGATGACCGGCGGCGACCCGCTCGTCGACCACTGGACCGCCAACGGGTTCGTCGTCGTCCAGCCGACGTTCCTCGACTCGACGCAGTACGGCCTGACGCTCGACGACGCGCGCTACCCGACGATCTGGCAGACCCGGGTCGACGACCTCGAGCGGGTCATCGACGACCTCGACGTCCTCATCGCAGCCGTCCCCGGTCTCGCCGGACGTGTCGACCAGGCGAACCTGGCGGTCGCCGGGCACTCGTGGGGCGGCCAGTCCGTCGGCATGCTCCTCGGCGCCCGGGTGGTCGGGTCGGACGGACAGCCCGGCGAGGACCGTACCGACCACCGTGTGCGCGCCGGGGTCCTGCTCTCCACCACCGGGATCGGTGGAGCCGACCTGACGCCCTTCGCGCAGGAGCACTTCGCCTTCATGAGCCCGGACTTCAGCCAGCTGCGCACCCCGTCGCTCGTCGTCGCCGGCGACCACGACCAGTCCCAGCTGTCGACCCGCGGGCCGGACTGGTTCACCGATGTCTACCACCACAGCCCCGGCGCCCGGCACCTGGTGACCGTGCACGGCGGCGAGCACCTGCTCGGCGGGATCCAGGACTACGCGTCCACCGCCACGACCGACGAGAGCCCCGAGCGCGTGGACCTGGTCCGCCGCACCACGACGGCGTTCCTCCGGACGGCACTCGGGCTCGACGACGACGCGTGGTCCGCGACGGCCGCCGGACTCGCACTGTCCGCTGCGCCCGCCGACGCCGTCGGCCAGATCGACGCTGTCGGCCACGTCGACGCCGTCGGCCACATCGACTCCAAGGAGGACCACTCGTGA
- a CDS encoding TetR/AcrR family transcriptional regulator: MSTPSSDTAPSGDTAPPRRRRDVERNERTILDAAAGVFAASGIGAPVREVAAAAGVGVGTLYRHFPTRSDLVVAVYRHQIEALAEAGPALLDSAPTAFDAILRWVHQFVDFLGTKHGLARVWEGDADGFTALHTLFVDELVPVLGRMLDDARASGEVVASVSPYQLLRAVGDLVAWSPQDPDYDVRTIVTLLVTGLRQAQPTGETQPAGGEAQPPAAPAPDTAA, translated from the coding sequence ATGAGCACACCGTCGAGCGACACCGCGCCGTCGGGCGACACCGCGCCGCCCCGGCGTCGCCGCGACGTCGAACGGAACGAACGGACGATCCTCGACGCCGCCGCCGGTGTCTTCGCCGCGTCGGGCATCGGCGCGCCGGTGCGCGAGGTCGCGGCAGCCGCCGGCGTGGGCGTGGGTACGCTCTACCGGCACTTCCCGACGCGCTCGGACCTGGTCGTCGCCGTCTACCGGCACCAGATCGAGGCCCTGGCAGAGGCCGGCCCCGCGCTGCTCGACTCAGCGCCGACCGCATTCGACGCGATCCTGCGCTGGGTGCACCAGTTCGTCGACTTCCTCGGCACGAAGCACGGCCTGGCCAGGGTGTGGGAGGGGGACGCCGACGGCTTCACCGCGCTGCACACGCTGTTCGTCGACGAGCTCGTCCCCGTGCTGGGCCGGATGCTCGACGACGCACGCGCATCGGGCGAGGTCGTCGCGTCGGTGTCGCCGTACCAGCTGCTCCGCGCCGTCGGCGACCTGGTCGCGTGGAGCCCCCAGGACCCGGACTACGACGTGCGGACGATCGTGACGCTGCTGGTCACGGGGCTGCGGCAGGCACAGCCGACCGGCGAAACGCAGCCAGCCGGCGGCGAGGCGCAGCCGCCGGCCGCTCCCGCGCCGGACACCGCGGCGTAG
- a CDS encoding SDR family NAD(P)-dependent oxidoreductase, whose protein sequence is MAAKTIVITGASDGIGVAAARELVRRGNEVVVVGRNPAKTERVARDLGVDHFVADFSDLSAVRELAADLLERCPRIDVLANNAGGIFSAGRQVTVDGHELTFQVNYLAPFLLTELLMDRLIASRGTVINTSSVANKLFGRVDIDDLDAERHFRATKAYGDSKLEQILFTKELDRRYRDQGVTSTAFHPGTISTAFSNDKTSPMYLIYHTPLRHVFLTSPEKGADTLVYLADNTPGRDYPTGEYYVKRKVAAPNTQAEDADLARELWDRSVAMLHTA, encoded by the coding sequence ATGGCCGCGAAGACCATCGTCATCACCGGCGCGAGCGACGGCATCGGCGTCGCCGCTGCGCGGGAGCTCGTCCGCCGCGGCAACGAGGTCGTGGTGGTCGGTCGCAACCCCGCGAAGACCGAGCGGGTCGCCCGTGACCTCGGCGTCGACCACTTCGTGGCCGACTTCTCGGACCTGTCCGCCGTCCGGGAGCTCGCCGCCGACCTGCTCGAACGCTGCCCCCGGATCGACGTGCTGGCCAACAACGCCGGCGGCATCTTCAGCGCGGGCCGCCAGGTCACCGTCGACGGCCACGAGCTGACGTTCCAGGTCAACTACCTGGCGCCGTTCCTGCTCACGGAGCTGCTGATGGACCGGCTCATCGCGTCCCGCGGAACCGTCATCAACACCTCGAGCGTCGCGAACAAGCTGTTCGGCCGCGTCGACATCGACGACCTCGACGCCGAGCGGCACTTCCGGGCCACCAAGGCCTACGGCGACTCGAAGCTCGAGCAGATCCTGTTCACCAAGGAGCTCGACCGTCGGTACCGCGACCAGGGCGTGACGTCGACGGCGTTCCACCCCGGCACGATCAGCACCGCGTTCTCGAACGACAAGACCTCGCCGATGTACCTCATCTACCACACGCCCCTGCGCCACGTGTTCCTGACCAGCCCGGAGAAGGGCGCCGACACCCTGGTGTACCTGGCGGACAACACCCCCGGTCGTGACTACCCGACCGGCGAGTACTACGTGAAGCGCAAGGTGGCGGCGCCGAACACGCAGGCCGAGGACGCCGACCTGGCCCGAGAACTGTGGGACCGGAGCGTGGCGATGCTCCACACGGCCTGA
- a CDS encoding cysteine hydrolase, which yields MTRTRTEHTALLVVDLQAGTAPYQRTHPVETVVANVETLARATRGGGGTVVFIRHDPAATPAGATQYGGGPRPAPVAYGSLLLERADDDGNLTRGGWSAFAGTGLDERLRADGVTVVVVVGQATTFGVESTARAAYDLGYDVVLVEDATNDPDPDAHAARFRSVFPALGVVVQTADLAGPGAA from the coding sequence GTGACCCGCACCCGCACCGAACACACCGCCCTGCTCGTCGTCGACCTGCAGGCCGGGACCGCGCCGTACCAGCGCACCCACCCCGTCGAGACCGTCGTGGCCAACGTCGAGACCCTCGCCCGCGCCACCCGTGGCGGCGGCGGCACGGTGGTGTTCATCCGCCACGACCCTGCCGCGACCCCGGCAGGCGCCACCCAGTACGGCGGCGGCCCCCGGCCGGCCCCGGTCGCCTACGGCTCCCTGCTGCTCGAACGGGCCGACGACGACGGCAACCTCACCCGCGGCGGGTGGAGCGCCTTCGCCGGCACCGGCCTCGACGAGCGGCTCCGCGCCGACGGCGTCACCGTTGTGGTCGTGGTCGGTCAGGCGACGACCTTCGGCGTCGAGTCCACGGCTCGGGCCGCGTACGACCTGGGCTACGACGTCGTCCTCGTCGAGGACGCCACCAACGACCCGGACCCCGACGCCCACGCCGCCCGGTTCCGGTCGGTGTTCCCCGCCCTCGGCGTCGTCGTGCAGACGGCCGACCTGGCGGGGCCGGGCGCGGCCTGA
- a CDS encoding NAD(P)/FAD-dependent oxidoreductase, which translates to MASTGVPRTDPHASVLVVGASAAGIATAEALRRHGHVGRLTLLDGETEDPYDRPPLSKQYLAGQIGADALVLRSTEQLAGLDAEFVLGDRAVALDVATRTVTTSSGTTRAADHVVIATGVTPRAIPGAGLDGVHVLRTRADADRLRAGLQTLQGPLLVVGNGVLGSEVAQTAASLGVGVTLAGSIRAPMCGQLGGFGSQFLAAQHEAAGIRLLGGVRAARVRGRDGRADTVEFVDGPSRPADAVVVAVGSRPTTGWLEASGLEITDGVDCDAFGAAAPGVWAVGDVARFHHVGAERSMRLENRTNATEMAQVVAGNVLGHRVPYTPVPYFWTDQHGTRVQVFGQMTPADRITVVDGHPEDGRFVAVAERAGEAVGALGWGMPKQARIASMRLRPRYAATAATAATAASAASAASAASAAESPAPVG; encoded by the coding sequence ATGGCCAGCACCGGAGTCCCTCGGACCGATCCGCACGCATCCGTCCTCGTCGTCGGCGCCTCGGCTGCCGGCATCGCGACGGCCGAGGCGCTCCGCCGCCACGGGCACGTCGGCCGGCTGACGCTGCTCGACGGCGAGACCGAGGACCCGTACGACCGGCCTCCGCTGTCGAAGCAGTACCTGGCCGGGCAGATCGGCGCCGACGCCCTGGTGCTCCGCTCGACCGAGCAGCTCGCGGGCCTCGACGCCGAGTTCGTGCTCGGGGACCGCGCGGTCGCCCTCGACGTCGCGACCCGGACCGTGACGACGTCGAGCGGCACCACCCGGGCCGCCGACCACGTCGTCATCGCCACCGGTGTCACGCCGCGCGCGATCCCGGGGGCCGGGCTCGACGGCGTGCACGTCCTCCGCACCCGGGCCGACGCGGACCGGCTCCGAGCGGGACTGCAGACGCTGCAGGGGCCGCTGTTGGTCGTCGGGAACGGCGTGCTCGGCAGCGAAGTGGCACAGACCGCCGCGTCCCTCGGCGTGGGCGTCACGCTCGCGGGGAGCATCCGCGCACCGATGTGCGGGCAGCTCGGCGGGTTCGGCTCGCAGTTCCTCGCGGCACAGCACGAAGCGGCCGGCATCCGGTTGCTCGGCGGGGTCCGCGCCGCGCGGGTGCGCGGCCGGGACGGTCGCGCGGACACGGTGGAGTTCGTCGACGGCCCGAGCCGTCCGGCCGACGCCGTCGTCGTCGCCGTGGGGTCCCGCCCGACGACCGGGTGGCTCGAGGCGTCCGGCCTGGAGATCACGGACGGCGTCGACTGCGACGCGTTCGGAGCCGCTGCACCCGGCGTCTGGGCCGTGGGCGACGTCGCCCGCTTCCACCACGTCGGCGCGGAGCGCTCGATGCGGCTCGAGAACCGCACGAACGCGACCGAGATGGCGCAGGTCGTCGCCGGCAACGTCCTCGGGCACCGCGTGCCGTACACGCCGGTGCCGTACTTCTGGACGGACCAGCACGGCACCCGCGTGCAGGTTTTCGGGCAGATGACCCCGGCCGACCGGATCACCGTCGTCGACGGGCACCCCGAGGACGGCCGGTTCGTCGCCGTGGCCGAACGCGCCGGTGAGGCGGTCGGGGCGCTCGGGTGGGGCATGCCGAAGCAGGCGCGGATCGCCAGCATGCGCCTGCGTCCCCGGTACGCGGCGACTGCGGCGACTGCGGCGACTGCCGCGTCTGCGGCGTCTGCCGCGTCTGCGGCGTCTGCCGCCGAGAGCCCGGCACCGGTCGGTTGA
- a CDS encoding cytochrome P450 — MTDPPITDRPDTFPMDRRTAGCPFDPPPAARVLQEDGPVHRVTLADGREPWLVTRYDEGKQVLSSLSVSADAANPGYPSASASGGGGGLSFILMDDPDHARLRRMVTAPFAIKRIEALRPVVQRITDDLIDQLLAGPNPVDLVEAFALPLPSLVICALLGVPYEDHDRFQAHSKTIIRRTTTDDERQQAFRELGAYLTSLLRRKTAEPGDDLLTDIAGRVTAGDMTEGEAVQMGILLLIAGHETTANMIALGTLALLEHPDERDRLLDDPEPALVASAVEELLRYLTITHDGRKRVATEDLDVAGTTIRAGDGVIVATDLANRDPDVYPDPDRLDLTRNPRNHVAFGFGVHQCLGQPLARVELQVVYPTLFRRIPTLARAVPLDEVPFKHDGAVYGVYELPVTWCPVDHHTTTSASSTTGGNES, encoded by the coding sequence ATGACCGACCCACCGATCACCGACCGACCGGACACGTTCCCGATGGACCGGCGGACCGCCGGGTGTCCCTTCGACCCGCCGCCGGCGGCCCGCGTGCTGCAGGAGGACGGCCCCGTCCACCGCGTGACGCTGGCCGACGGCCGCGAGCCGTGGCTCGTCACCCGCTACGACGAGGGCAAGCAGGTGCTGTCGAGCCTGTCCGTCAGCGCAGACGCGGCCAACCCGGGGTACCCCTCCGCCAGCGCCTCGGGCGGTGGCGGCGGGCTGTCCTTCATCCTGATGGACGACCCGGACCACGCTCGGCTGCGGCGGATGGTGACCGCGCCGTTCGCGATCAAACGCATCGAGGCGCTCCGCCCCGTGGTGCAGCGGATCACGGACGACCTGATCGACCAGCTGCTCGCCGGCCCGAACCCGGTCGACCTGGTCGAGGCGTTCGCGCTCCCGCTGCCGTCCCTGGTGATCTGCGCGCTGCTCGGCGTGCCGTACGAGGACCACGACCGGTTCCAGGCGCACTCGAAGACCATCATCCGCCGCACCACGACCGACGACGAACGGCAGCAGGCGTTCCGCGAGCTCGGTGCGTACCTGACGTCGCTGCTCCGCCGCAAGACGGCGGAACCCGGCGACGACCTGCTCACGGACATCGCCGGCCGGGTCACCGCCGGCGACATGACCGAGGGCGAGGCCGTGCAGATGGGGATCCTGCTGCTCATCGCCGGGCACGAGACGACCGCGAACATGATCGCCCTCGGCACGCTCGCCCTGCTCGAGCACCCGGACGAGCGCGATCGCCTGCTCGACGACCCCGAACCGGCGCTGGTCGCCTCGGCGGTGGAGGAACTCCTGCGCTACCTGACCATCACGCACGACGGACGCAAGCGCGTGGCGACCGAGGACCTCGACGTCGCCGGCACGACGATCCGCGCCGGTGACGGGGTGATCGTCGCGACGGACCTGGCGAACCGGGACCCGGACGTCTACCCGGACCCGGACCGGCTCGACCTGACCCGCAACCCGCGGAACCACGTGGCGTTCGGGTTCGGCGTGCACCAGTGCCTGGGCCAGCCGCTCGCGCGGGTCGAACTGCAGGTCGTGTACCCGACGCTGTTCCGTCGGATCCCCACCCTCGCTCGCGCGGTCCCGCTCGACGAGGTCCCGTTCAAGCACGACGGCGCGGTCTACGGGGTGTACGAGCTCCCCGTCACGTGGTGCCCCGTCGACCACCACACCACCACGAGCGCGAGCTCGACCACCGGAGGGAACGAGTCATGA
- a CDS encoding ferredoxin, with translation MKVILEQDKCVASGQCVMAAMDVFDQRDEDGIAVLLTDEVTDDQVEAVRHAAAVCPALAIRLAD, from the coding sequence ATGAAGGTCATCCTCGAACAGGACAAGTGCGTCGCCAGCGGCCAGTGCGTCATGGCCGCGATGGACGTGTTCGACCAACGGGACGAGGACGGGATCGCCGTCCTGCTGACCGACGAGGTCACCGACGACCAGGTCGAGGCGGTGCGACACGCCGCGGCGGTCTGCCCGGCCCTGGCGATCCGTCTGGCGGACTGA